The following is a genomic window from bacterium.
TTACATACCTATATTCCTCATCCATTTCTTAGCCTCCTCTATGGCAAGGCGGACAGCTTTTTCTTGATAGTGCTTTGCGTCATCGCCTTCTTTCCCTGAAATAGTAATCGGCTTCGTGACATTTGGATGAGCAAAGTTACGATGATCTCCTTTGCCTCCTCTGTCAACAAAACCTGCTCTTTGTAAATCTCTTATGAGATCTCTAATCTGCCTTGTCATTTTCTATCCTTTTGCCTAACAATAAATGTAACTGTTCACTCACAAAGACACTAAGGCACTAAGAAAATCAAATTAAAAACAAGGTTTTAACCTTCAT
Proteins encoded in this region:
- a CDS encoding type II toxin-antitoxin system HicA family toxin, yielding MTRQIRDLIRDLQRAGFVDRGGKGDHRNFAHPNVTKPITISGKEGDDAKHYQEKAVRLAIEEAKKWMRNIGM